A single Actinomadura algeriensis DNA region contains:
- a CDS encoding helix-turn-helix transcriptional regulator: MEAVGPVFAGRTAELAALRAAHARARAGDAAAVLIGAEAGGGKTRLVAEFTRDLHALTGGCLDLGAGLPYAPFTAILRRLGRDAVTELMPAAALPELARLLPGLSDAAPPPDDGTGRLRLFEHVLTLAERLGAREPVVLVVENAHWADRSTRDLLTFLLHNPPRGAVLPVVTFRAEEPESRPLFAELSRLPHVTRLDLPPLAPDEVADLVHGIRGDAGPAAVRDVHARSGGNPLFAEALAREPGAAVPGSLRALLAARLDRLPAPAGAALRAASAAGERVGHDLLATVTELPDAELSAALRPAVEHDLLVTDGDGYAFRHALVREAVLRDLLPGERASLHRRYAEAIERAPELAESPASALAVHWAGCGDHAGALAAAWRAAGERRAATAYAEQLTLLERVLELWARVPDAETLTGRPRHEVLEAAAEAAVATGDPHRGLPLVERALEGADRVREPERAAVLLAHRAALRGYHGDGDELGDLREAERLAAGPGPARVRILAQASARLLVYGDASGERLGREGLELARALGPPGAARGFEVTVAAAAARDGAGDHAPLERLLRGDLDAWESTRVLNMLAHCRLTTGRADDALALATEGLAVAERAGLAHSIGLAPAVNRVEALYRLGRWDEAAESVRTRLARHHGPAFRVQMTIWRIALRAARGRGPEPGPEIAGVPLDAGFPQTALPLAQMIVEWRLADDDRAAARATVDAVLRHPRLTAQPCHLWPLLESAAHAGGPCLPQIAALAARLPAATPPAAAHSAAVTALTGEDPGAARDAWCTAIAVWEELGQPYPLARALLGAARADLAAGDRASAAGRLERAAGIAGPLGAAPLARTIGEQARRAGPPGSPRGPLTARESEVLRLLVRGRSNRGIAEELFISPKTASVHVSNILAKLGVASRGEAAAAARDRGLA; this comes from the coding sequence GTGGAAGCCGTCGGCCCGGTGTTCGCCGGGCGCACCGCCGAACTCGCCGCGCTGCGCGCCGCGCACGCGCGGGCCCGTGCGGGGGACGCCGCCGCCGTGCTGATCGGCGCGGAGGCGGGCGGCGGCAAGACGCGCCTGGTCGCGGAGTTCACCCGGGACCTGCACGCGCTGACCGGCGGCTGCCTCGACCTCGGCGCCGGTCTCCCCTACGCCCCCTTCACCGCGATCCTGCGGCGGCTCGGCCGGGACGCGGTCACCGAGCTGATGCCGGCGGCCGCGCTGCCCGAGCTGGCCCGGCTGCTGCCCGGCCTGAGCGACGCCGCACCCCCGCCCGACGACGGGACCGGACGGCTCCGCCTGTTCGAGCACGTGCTGACGCTCGCCGAACGGCTCGGTGCCCGCGAACCGGTCGTCCTGGTGGTGGAGAACGCGCACTGGGCCGACCGCTCCACCCGCGACCTGCTCACCTTCCTGCTGCACAACCCGCCGCGCGGCGCCGTCCTGCCGGTGGTCACCTTCCGCGCCGAGGAGCCGGAGTCCCGGCCGCTGTTCGCCGAGCTGAGCCGGCTCCCGCACGTCACGCGGCTGGACCTGCCGCCCCTCGCCCCGGACGAGGTCGCCGACCTGGTGCACGGCATCCGCGGCGACGCCGGACCCGCCGCGGTCCGCGACGTCCACGCCCGCAGCGGCGGAAACCCGCTCTTCGCCGAGGCGCTGGCCCGGGAACCGGGCGCGGCGGTCCCCGGATCCCTGCGCGCCCTGCTGGCCGCCCGCCTCGACCGCCTGCCCGCCCCCGCCGGGGCGGCGCTGCGCGCGGCGAGCGCCGCCGGGGAACGGGTCGGCCACGACCTGCTGGCGACCGTGACCGAGCTGCCCGACGCCGAGCTCAGCGCGGCGCTGCGTCCGGCCGTCGAGCACGACCTCCTGGTCACCGACGGCGACGGGTACGCCTTCCGGCACGCGCTCGTGCGCGAGGCCGTCCTGCGGGACCTGCTGCCCGGCGAGCGCGCCTCGCTGCACCGCCGCTACGCCGAGGCGATCGAGCGCGCGCCGGAGCTGGCCGAGTCCCCGGCGAGCGCGCTGGCCGTCCACTGGGCGGGCTGCGGTGACCACGCCGGTGCCCTCGCCGCCGCGTGGCGGGCCGCCGGGGAGCGGCGGGCGGCCACCGCGTACGCCGAGCAGCTCACGCTGCTGGAACGCGTCCTGGAGCTGTGGGCGCGCGTCCCGGACGCCGAGACTCTGACCGGCCGTCCGCGGCACGAGGTCCTGGAGGCGGCGGCCGAAGCCGCCGTCGCGACGGGCGACCCGCACCGGGGACTGCCGCTGGTCGAGCGGGCGCTGGAAGGCGCCGACCGTGTCCGCGAGCCCGAACGCGCGGCCGTCCTGCTGGCCCACCGCGCCGCGCTGCGCGGCTACCACGGTGACGGGGACGAACTCGGCGACCTGCGCGAGGCCGAACGGCTCGCCGCGGGCCCCGGCCCGGCCCGCGTCCGGATCCTCGCGCAGGCGAGCGCGCGGCTGCTGGTCTACGGCGACGCCTCCGGGGAGCGGCTCGGCCGTGAGGGGCTGGAGCTCGCCCGCGCCCTCGGCCCGCCCGGCGCGGCGCGCGGCTTCGAGGTCACCGTGGCGGCCGCCGCCGCACGCGACGGCGCGGGCGATCACGCACCGCTGGAGCGGCTCCTGCGCGGAGACCTGGACGCCTGGGAGTCCACCCGGGTGCTCAACATGCTGGCGCACTGCCGCTTGACCACCGGACGCGCGGACGACGCGCTCGCCCTCGCGACCGAGGGGCTGGCCGTGGCCGAGCGCGCCGGGCTGGCGCACAGCATCGGGCTGGCGCCCGCCGTCAACCGGGTCGAGGCGCTGTACCGGCTCGGCCGGTGGGACGAGGCCGCCGAGAGCGTCCGGACGCGGCTGGCGCGGCACCACGGCCCCGCCTTCCGCGTGCAGATGACGATCTGGCGGATCGCGCTGCGGGCCGCGCGGGGCCGCGGCCCGGAACCCGGACCGGAGATCGCCGGCGTCCCGCTCGACGCCGGATTCCCGCAGACCGCCCTGCCGCTCGCCCAGATGATCGTCGAGTGGCGGCTGGCGGACGACGACCGCGCGGCCGCCCGCGCGACCGTGGACGCCGTCCTGCGCCACCCGCGGCTGACCGCGCAGCCCTGCCACCTGTGGCCGCTGCTGGAGAGCGCCGCGCACGCCGGCGGGCCGTGCCTCCCGCAGATCGCCGCCCTCGCCGCGCGGCTGCCCGCCGCGACCCCGCCGGCGGCCGCGCACTCCGCCGCCGTGACCGCGCTGACCGGCGAAGACCCGGGCGCCGCGCGGGACGCATGGTGCACCGCGATCGCCGTCTGGGAGGAACTCGGGCAACCGTACCCGCTGGCGCGGGCGCTGCTCGGCGCGGCCCGCGCGGACCTGGCGGCCGGGGACCGGGCGAGCGCCGCCGGGCGGCTGGAGCGCGCCGCCGGGATCGCCGGGCCGCTCGGGGCCGCGCCGCTGGCCCGGACGATCGGCGAGCAGGCCCGCCGGGCGGGACCGCCGGGCTCGCCGCGCGGGCCGCTCACCGCCCGCGAGTCGGAGGTGCTGCGGCTGCTGGTGCGCGGCCGCTCCAACCGGGGCATCGCCGAGGAGCTGTTCATCTCTCCCAAGACGGCCAGCGTGCACGTCTCCAACATCCTCGCCAAGCTCGGCGTCGCGTCCCGCGGCGAGGCCGCCGCGGCCGCGCGCGACCGCGGGCTCGCCTGA
- a CDS encoding ABC-F family ATP-binding cassette domain-containing protein: protein MSHAIVCTDLSFAWPDGTPVLDGLDAAFGTGRTGLIGVNGAGKSTLLKLIAGELRPGSGSVAVEGEIGYLPQTLVLGGAATVSDLLGVSGTRAALHAIERGEATEENFAAVGDDGWDVEERARAELDRLGLEHLGLDRPVPTLSGGETMMVGLAALLLARPDVLLLDEPTNNLDLDARRRLHDAVAAWKGVLVVVSHDRELLELVDDIADLRDGGVRSFGGNLSAYEELLAVEQEAAERAVRAAETDLRRQKRELEEAHVKLARRKRYGDKMNENKREPKIVMGARKRAAQESAGKHRIMHEERLAGARSRLDEAENAVREDDEIRVELPATRVPAGRTVVTVTGLSAPEPEPATLTELIVRGPERIGLVGPNGSGKTTLLRALVGESPLEGADVRIGVDGVRYLPQRLDVLDDALSVVENVRAHAPSASVTEIRSGLARFLFRGARAERPAGTLSGGERFRAVLASLLLAEPAPRLLLLDEPTNNLDMASVRQLSQALAAYRGALIVVSHDMPFLRTLGLTRLLRTDRATGLTEGDPME, encoded by the coding sequence TTGTCTCACGCCATCGTCTGCACGGACCTGTCCTTCGCCTGGCCCGACGGGACGCCCGTCCTGGACGGCCTCGACGCCGCGTTCGGCACCGGACGGACCGGGCTGATCGGCGTCAACGGGGCCGGGAAGTCCACGCTGCTGAAGCTGATCGCCGGCGAGCTGCGGCCCGGCTCCGGGTCCGTCGCCGTCGAGGGGGAGATCGGCTATCTGCCGCAGACCCTCGTCCTCGGCGGCGCCGCCACCGTCAGCGACCTGCTCGGCGTCAGCGGGACGCGCGCCGCGCTGCACGCCATCGAGCGCGGCGAGGCCACCGAGGAGAACTTCGCGGCCGTCGGCGACGACGGCTGGGACGTCGAGGAGCGGGCCCGCGCCGAACTGGACCGGCTCGGCCTCGAACACCTCGGCCTCGACCGCCCCGTCCCGACCCTGTCCGGCGGCGAGACCATGATGGTCGGCCTCGCCGCCCTCCTCCTCGCCCGTCCCGACGTACTGCTGCTGGACGAGCCGACCAACAACCTCGACCTGGACGCCCGGCGCCGTCTCCACGACGCCGTCGCGGCCTGGAAGGGCGTGCTGGTCGTCGTCAGCCACGACCGGGAGCTGCTGGAGCTGGTCGACGACATCGCCGACCTGCGCGACGGCGGCGTCCGCTCGTTCGGCGGCAACCTGTCCGCCTACGAGGAACTGCTCGCCGTCGAGCAGGAGGCCGCCGAACGCGCCGTCCGCGCCGCCGAGACCGACCTGCGCCGCCAGAAACGCGAGCTGGAGGAGGCGCACGTCAAGCTCGCGCGGCGCAAGCGGTACGGCGACAAGATGAACGAGAACAAGCGGGAACCGAAGATCGTCATGGGGGCGCGCAAGCGGGCGGCGCAGGAGTCGGCCGGCAAGCACCGCATCATGCACGAGGAGCGGCTCGCCGGCGCCCGGTCCCGGCTGGACGAGGCCGAGAACGCCGTCCGCGAGGACGACGAGATCCGCGTCGAGCTGCCCGCGACGCGCGTCCCGGCGGGCCGGACGGTCGTGACCGTCACCGGGCTGTCCGCGCCCGAGCCGGAGCCCGCGACGCTCACCGAGCTGATCGTCCGGGGCCCGGAACGGATCGGCCTCGTCGGCCCGAACGGCTCGGGCAAGACGACGCTGCTGCGCGCGCTGGTCGGCGAGTCCCCGCTGGAGGGGGCGGACGTCAGGATCGGCGTGGACGGCGTCCGGTACCTGCCGCAGCGCCTGGACGTCCTGGACGACGCCCTCAGCGTCGTCGAGAACGTGCGGGCGCACGCACCGTCGGCGTCGGTCACCGAGATCCGCTCGGGCTTGGCGCGCTTCCTGTTCCGGGGCGCGCGGGCCGAGCGTCCCGCGGGGACCCTGTCGGGCGGGGAGCGGTTCCGCGCGGTGCTGGCGTCGCTGCTGCTCGCCGAGCCCGCCCCGCGGCTCCTGCTGCTGGACGAGCCGACGAACAACCTCGACATGGCCAGCGTCCGCCAGCTCTCCCAGGCCCTCGCCGCGTACCGGGGGGCGCTCATCGTGGTCAGCCACGACATGCCGTTCCTGCGGACGCTCGGGCTCACCCGGCTGCTGCGGACGGACCGCGCCACCGGGCTGACGGAGGGCGACCCGATGGAGTGA
- a CDS encoding ABC transporter permease, with product MSSVPVDRAPADGGSVLTPPPPARATVPRTFAAMMAREVRVMRKNLMSTFIRVLMQPVMFVFVFAYVLPKLGGGAMAGAGDATFSTILVPGLVGSSIIMQAMMAVTFPLMMELNWQKSITDRALAPVTIPLLAIQKILAAALQGLIGGLLVFPAVLFIHADGEAPQVNVDNWPVLVLVMVAGSLLAASGGLLLGTLMNPQKVQMMFSLILLPMTMLGCVYYPWSALESIPWLQYLSLLNPLVYVSEGLRSTLTPGIPHMPAWAFLLAIVGGTVVLTWAATRTFTKRVLT from the coding sequence ATGAGCAGCGTCCCGGTGGACCGCGCGCCGGCGGACGGCGGTTCGGTGCTGACACCGCCTCCCCCGGCGCGGGCGACGGTCCCGCGCACGTTCGCCGCGATGATGGCGCGCGAAGTGCGGGTGATGCGCAAGAACCTGATGTCGACGTTCATCCGGGTGCTGATGCAGCCGGTCATGTTCGTCTTCGTGTTCGCCTACGTGCTGCCCAAGCTCGGCGGCGGGGCGATGGCGGGCGCGGGCGACGCCACGTTCTCCACCATCCTGGTGCCGGGCCTGGTCGGCTCGTCCATCATCATGCAGGCGATGATGGCGGTGACCTTCCCGCTGATGATGGAGCTGAACTGGCAGAAGTCGATCACCGACCGGGCGCTGGCGCCGGTCACGATCCCGCTGCTGGCGATCCAGAAGATCCTCGCGGCGGCGCTGCAGGGGCTGATCGGCGGGCTGCTGGTGTTCCCCGCGGTGCTGTTCATCCACGCCGACGGCGAGGCGCCGCAGGTGAACGTGGACAACTGGCCCGTCCTGGTGCTGGTCATGGTCGCCGGGTCGCTGCTGGCCGCCTCCGGCGGGCTGCTGCTCGGCACGCTGATGAACCCGCAGAAGGTCCAGATGATGTTCTCGCTGATCCTGCTGCCGATGACCATGCTCGGCTGCGTCTACTACCCGTGGTCGGCGCTGGAGAGCATCCCGTGGCTGCAGTACCTCAGCCTGCTCAACCCGCTCGTCTACGTCAGCGAGGGCCTGCGCAGCACCCTGACGCCCGGCATCCCGCACATGCCCGCGTGGGCGTTCCTCCTGGCGATCGTCGGCGGGACGGTCGTCCTGACGTGGGCCGCGACCCGCACGTTCACCAAGCGCGTCCTGACGTAG
- a CDS encoding ABC transporter ATP-binding protein, producing MTASPRTARPPDGGDAPGSAVRAVDLRKTYPASGPRPEVPAVQGIDLDVPRGEFFGLLGPNGAGKSTTIGMLTTLVVPTGGSASVCGLDVVKDPVEIKRRIGVVSQNNTLDSDLTAAENLEFRGRFFGLSAKDARRRADELIELFGLAEHRKGNPFEMSGGQAKRVMICRALMHGPEVLFLDEPTAGLDPQTRANLWDVLRGLQQGGQTIVLTTHYMEEAEALCERVAVVDHGKVLASGTVDELKAGAGADTVITVAYDADAPPGVHALADRDTITKVEITGGQVRVFAADPEGVLGELVASGAKAGVGVTDASQLRPSLETVFLTLTGREYRE from the coding sequence TTGACCGCGTCCCCACGCACCGCACGGCCGCCGGACGGCGGCGACGCCCCCGGCTCCGCCGTCCGCGCCGTCGACCTGCGCAAGACCTATCCCGCCTCCGGCCCGCGGCCCGAGGTGCCCGCCGTCCAGGGCATCGACCTGGACGTCCCGCGCGGCGAGTTCTTCGGCTTGCTCGGCCCGAACGGCGCCGGGAAGTCCACGACCATCGGCATGCTCACCACGCTCGTCGTCCCGACCGGCGGCAGCGCGTCGGTGTGCGGCCTGGACGTGGTGAAGGACCCCGTCGAGATCAAGCGGCGCATCGGCGTGGTGTCGCAGAACAACACCCTCGACAGCGACCTGACCGCCGCCGAGAACCTGGAGTTCCGCGGCCGGTTCTTCGGGCTGAGCGCCAAGGACGCGCGCCGCCGCGCCGACGAGCTCATCGAGCTGTTCGGGCTCGCCGAGCACCGCAAGGGCAACCCGTTCGAGATGTCCGGCGGGCAGGCCAAGCGCGTGATGATCTGCCGCGCGCTCATGCACGGGCCCGAGGTGCTGTTCCTGGACGAGCCGACCGCCGGGCTCGACCCGCAGACCCGCGCCAACCTGTGGGACGTGCTGCGCGGCCTGCAGCAGGGCGGGCAGACGATCGTCCTCACCACGCACTACATGGAGGAGGCCGAGGCGCTCTGCGAGCGGGTCGCGGTCGTCGACCACGGCAAGGTCCTGGCGAGCGGCACGGTCGACGAGCTGAAGGCGGGCGCGGGCGCCGACACGGTCATCACCGTCGCCTACGACGCCGACGCGCCGCCCGGCGTCCATGCGCTCGCCGACCGCGACACGATCACCAAGGTGGAGATCACCGGCGGGCAGGTGCGGGTGTTCGCCGCGGACCCCGAGGGCGTGCTCGGAGAGCTCGTCGCGTCCGGGGCGAAGGCCGGCGTGGGCGTCACCGACGCCAGCCAGCTGCGTCCCAGCCTGGAGACCGTCTTCCTCACCCTGACCGGACGGGAGTACCGCGAATGA
- a CDS encoding MarR family winged helix-turn-helix transcriptional regulator, translating into MHTDNMGFGDPSKPGPVEEWPVGRLFAATARQAGPMMWRLVEKHGVSPAGFFMLRILVGEDGLRPGEVAKRLMQSAATVTSVADTLQRNGLLERRRDERDRRAVRLHVTEAGRALVAETGHAMSKDLWALYDVPDEADEPAVRRYLLTLIDRFNDLSEGGRC; encoded by the coding sequence ATGCACACCGACAACATGGGGTTCGGCGACCCGTCGAAGCCGGGCCCGGTCGAGGAGTGGCCGGTCGGCAGGCTGTTCGCCGCCACGGCACGGCAGGCCGGCCCCATGATGTGGCGGCTCGTCGAGAAGCACGGCGTCAGTCCCGCCGGGTTCTTCATGCTGCGGATCCTGGTGGGCGAGGACGGCCTGCGCCCCGGCGAGGTCGCCAAGCGACTCATGCAGTCGGCCGCCACCGTGACGTCGGTCGCCGACACCCTGCAGCGCAACGGCCTGCTGGAGCGCCGCCGGGACGAACGCGACCGACGCGCCGTCCGGCTGCACGTCACCGAGGCCGGGCGCGCGCTCGTCGCCGAGACCGGCCATGCCATGTCGAAGGACCTGTGGGCGCTGTACGACGTCCCCGACGAGGCCGACGAGCCCGCCGTGCGCCGTTACCTGCTCACCCTGATCGACCGCTTCAACGATCTCTCCGAAGGAGGCCGCTGTTGA
- the argC gene encoding N-acetyl-gamma-glutamyl-phosphate reductase — protein sequence MGIRTAVAGASGYAGGELLRILDGHAEFEIGALTAGSNAGTELGAHQPHLRSLAGRVLAETTPDVLAGHDVVFLALPHGQSAELAERLGDDVLIVDCGADFRLTDPAAWEKFYGTPHSGAWPYGLPELPGARDALRATRRIAVPGCYPTAVTLALLPAFTAGIAEPDVVVVAASGTSGAGRSLKPHLIGSEVMGSMSPYGVGGAHRHTPEIAQNLGAVAGERVTVSFTPTLAPMSRGILATCTAKARPGLTAETLRDAYATAYAAEPFAELLPDGRWPATAMTLGANTALVQVALDEDAGRIVAVAAIDNLTKGTAGGAVQSANLALGLPEELGLTTIGVSP from the coding sequence ATGGGAATCCGGACGGCGGTCGCCGGCGCCAGCGGTTACGCTGGCGGCGAGCTGCTGCGCATCCTCGACGGACACGCCGAATTCGAGATCGGCGCGCTCACGGCGGGCTCCAACGCGGGCACCGAACTGGGCGCGCACCAGCCCCACCTGCGATCCCTGGCCGGGCGAGTCCTGGCCGAGACCACCCCGGACGTCCTCGCCGGGCACGACGTCGTCTTCCTGGCGCTGCCGCACGGACAGTCCGCCGAACTCGCCGAACGGCTCGGCGACGACGTCCTCATCGTCGACTGCGGCGCCGACTTCCGCCTCACCGACCCGGCCGCATGGGAGAAATTCTACGGGACCCCCCATTCGGGCGCCTGGCCCTACGGGCTCCCCGAACTCCCCGGCGCGCGCGACGCGCTGCGCGCCACCCGGCGCATCGCCGTCCCCGGCTGCTACCCGACGGCCGTCACCCTCGCGCTGCTCCCGGCGTTCACCGCCGGGATCGCCGAACCCGACGTCGTCGTGGTCGCCGCGTCCGGCACGTCCGGCGCGGGACGGTCCCTCAAGCCGCACCTGATCGGCAGCGAGGTCATGGGCTCGATGAGCCCCTACGGCGTCGGCGGCGCCCACCGCCACACCCCCGAGATCGCGCAGAACCTCGGCGCCGTCGCGGGCGAGCGCGTCACCGTGTCGTTCACCCCGACGCTCGCGCCGATGAGCCGCGGCATCCTCGCCACCTGCACCGCCAAGGCCCGTCCCGGCCTCACCGCCGAAACGCTGCGCGACGCCTACGCGACGGCCTACGCCGCGGAGCCGTTCGCCGAACTGCTCCCCGACGGGCGGTGGCCCGCCACCGCCATGACCCTCGGCGCGAACACCGCCCTCGTCCAGGTCGCCCTCGACGAGGACGCGGGCCGCATCGTCGCCGTCGCCGCCATCGACAACCTCACCAAGGGCACCGCGGGAGGCGCCGTCCAGAGCGCCAACCTCGCCCTCGGCCTCCCGGAAGAACTCGGGCTGACCACGATCGGAGTGTCCCCGTGA
- the argJ gene encoding bifunctional glutamate N-acetyltransferase/amino-acid acetyltransferase ArgJ: protein MSVTAPQGFRAAGIVAGLKDSGARDLALVVNDGPSRAAAGVFTRNRVKAAPVLWSEQVLKGGRVHAVVLNSGGANACTGPAGFQDTHATAEKVAAALGDSAGEVAVCSTGLIGERLPMDALLPGVDAAAAELSRGDGGLAAADAIRTTDTVAKISFRQGAGGYMIGAMAKGAGMLAPSLATMLCVITTDADLPAETLDRALRAATGVTLDRLDSDGCMSTNDAVLLLASGAAGVAPAEDEFTALLTEVCADLTRQLLVDAEGASKAIAIEVVGAAAEDDAVTVGRSIARNNLLKCAIHGEDPNWGRVLSAVGTTDAAFEPDQLNVAINGVWVCRGGAVGDDRDKVDLRPRDVTITVDLAAGPHSATVWTTDLTADYVHENSAYST from the coding sequence GTGAGCGTCACCGCACCCCAGGGGTTCCGCGCAGCCGGCATCGTCGCCGGGCTCAAGGACAGCGGCGCCCGCGACCTCGCCCTCGTCGTCAACGACGGCCCGTCCCGCGCCGCGGCCGGCGTCTTCACCCGCAACCGCGTGAAGGCCGCGCCCGTCCTGTGGTCCGAGCAGGTCCTCAAGGGCGGCCGCGTCCACGCCGTCGTGCTGAACTCCGGCGGCGCCAACGCCTGCACCGGCCCCGCCGGGTTCCAGGACACCCACGCCACCGCCGAGAAGGTCGCCGCCGCGCTCGGCGACTCCGCCGGCGAGGTCGCCGTCTGCTCCACCGGCCTCATCGGCGAGCGACTCCCCATGGACGCGCTGCTGCCCGGCGTGGACGCCGCCGCGGCCGAGCTGTCGCGCGGCGACGGCGGCCTCGCCGCGGCCGACGCGATCCGCACCACCGACACCGTCGCCAAGATCTCCTTCCGGCAGGGCGCCGGCGGCTACATGATCGGCGCGATGGCCAAGGGCGCGGGCATGCTCGCCCCCTCCCTCGCCACCATGCTCTGCGTGATCACCACCGACGCCGACCTGCCCGCCGAGACCCTCGACCGGGCGCTGCGCGCCGCCACCGGCGTCACCCTCGACCGGCTCGACTCCGACGGCTGTATGTCCACCAACGACGCCGTCCTCCTGCTGGCCTCCGGCGCCGCCGGGGTCGCCCCCGCGGAGGACGAGTTCACCGCGCTGCTCACCGAGGTCTGCGCCGACCTCACCCGGCAGCTCCTCGTGGACGCCGAAGGCGCCTCCAAGGCGATCGCGATCGAGGTCGTCGGCGCCGCGGCCGAGGACGACGCGGTCACCGTCGGCCGCTCCATCGCCCGCAACAACCTGCTCAAGTGCGCCATCCACGGCGAGGACCCCAACTGGGGACGGGTCCTGTCGGCCGTCGGCACCACCGACGCCGCCTTCGAACCCGACCAGCTCAACGTCGCGATCAACGGCGTGTGGGTGTGCCGGGGCGGCGCCGTCGGCGACGACCGCGACAAGGTCGACCTGCGCCCCCGGGACGTGACGATCACCGTCGACCTCGCCGCGGGCCCGCACAGCGCCACCGTCTGGACGACCGACCTCACGGCCGACTACGTCCACGAGAACTCGGCGTACTCGACATGA
- the argB gene encoding acetylglutamate kinase: MRKNRAGVMTKAETLIKALPWLERFHGRTVVIKYGGHAMTDEALRHSFAEDVVFLRYAGLRPVIVHGGGPQINAALDRNGIESSFTAGLRVTTPEAMEVVRMVLTGQVQRDVVGLINRHGPFALGMSGEDANLLTAERKHAVVDGEPVDIGQVGEIVEVQAGAVRAMLDDGRIPVVSSIARGDDGEVYNVNADTAAAAIAVAIDAAKLVVLTDVEGLYADWPDSDDVIDSLTTDELAELLPGLSAGMVPKMEACLTAVRGGVPQAHVLDGRVLHSLLLEIFTDEGIGTMVLPSPAGAARTEEGNA; encoded by the coding sequence ATGCGCAAGAACCGGGCCGGCGTCATGACGAAGGCCGAGACCCTCATCAAGGCGCTGCCGTGGCTCGAGCGGTTCCACGGACGCACCGTCGTGATCAAGTACGGCGGGCACGCCATGACCGACGAGGCGCTGCGGCACTCCTTCGCCGAGGACGTCGTGTTCCTGCGGTACGCGGGCCTCAGACCGGTCATCGTGCACGGCGGCGGCCCGCAGATCAACGCCGCCCTCGACCGCAACGGCATCGAGTCGTCCTTCACCGCCGGCCTGCGCGTCACCACGCCGGAGGCCATGGAGGTCGTCCGGATGGTCCTCACCGGCCAGGTGCAGCGCGACGTCGTCGGGCTGATCAACCGGCACGGGCCGTTCGCGCTCGGCATGTCGGGAGAGGACGCCAACCTGCTCACCGCCGAGCGCAAGCACGCCGTCGTCGACGGCGAACCGGTCGACATCGGACAGGTCGGCGAGATCGTCGAGGTGCAGGCCGGGGCCGTCCGCGCGATGCTCGACGACGGCCGGATCCCCGTCGTCTCCAGCATCGCGCGCGGCGACGACGGCGAGGTCTACAACGTCAACGCCGACACCGCCGCCGCCGCGATCGCCGTCGCGATCGACGCCGCCAAGCTCGTCGTCCTCACCGACGTCGAGGGCCTCTACGCCGACTGGCCCGACAGCGACGACGTCATCGACAGCCTCACCACCGACGAGCTCGCCGAGCTGCTGCCCGGCCTGTCGGCGGGCATGGTGCCGAAGATGGAGGCCTGCCTGACCGCCGTCCGCGGCGGCGTCCCGCAGGCCCACGTACTGGACGGGCGGGTCCTGCACTCGCTCCTGCTGGAGATCTTCACCGACGAAGGGATCGGGACGATGGTGCTGCCCAGCCCCGCGGGCGCGGCGCGGACCGAGGAGGGGAACGCGTGA